CCCCGTACCAATGGCCCTGGCGCCGCTGCCGCACCCACAGTGCCACATCGCCACTAGTGACCGTGCGGCCAACCACCGCCCGCACCAGGTCACTGATAATCTTCTGATCGATTAGCCGGAAGTAGTCCAGCTCAACCAGGTCCCGGAAGTCCCGTTTACCGAGATCCTGCTCAATGCCCAGCACCCCGGCACACTCGGCAGACAGGGTTTCAAACCCCTGCTCGAACTGCCGGCTGTCTTTCCAGCGCTTGAGGAACACCAGGGCATCGCCGGTCAGTTTGACCTCGCCATCGGTACCCATGGCGTAGCAGGATTTGAACAGCTCGATCACAAAGTCGCGCAGGCTGGGTTCACTGGCCTCGTAGCCGTAGAAACGGGTCAGTTGTTCCCAAAGGAAGCTGTCCAGACCACAGCGCTCAATCAGCCGAATGCCATCATCACGCTCTTCCGCCAGTTGCTGCAGCAGGGTTTCCACCACCGAGTCCATACGAGGCTCACTGCCGGCACACACGGCCAGCATCTTCAGGCGCAGCTGGCCGGCGGTATCGTCCGGCTTCAGCAACTTCTTCAGTGCCTCCTTGCGCTTGATCGCCTGAAAGAACTCCGTATGGGCCTGAGCTATCTCGGCGAACTCCAGGCCCAACTCCAACTCGGACAGCCAGATGGCCACCTGGTCGGTCCGGAACTCGCCGTGGGTCAGCTGTACGTCCAGCAACCAGTTATCCAGATCCTCCGGTTGCGGCCCCTCCTTGTACAACAAGAATCTCTGTTCCGGTGACTCCCGAAGGATGCGATATTTCAGGCCGTACTCGTTGTTGGCGAGCTCCAGTTTCTCCACGTCCGGAATGGAAACCGCCTCGAAGTCACCGCGCAGCTCCTGCTTGCTGTCATACCAGAACACGACCCGGTGCCGCTCGAATAATTTTTTTAACGCCTGGGAAATTCGGTTACTCATGCGGCTGCGTAGTCTCCAAACAAATATTTGATAGTGGTCCAGAACTCACTGAAACGGCCGTCTGCTCCCATGGTTAAATAGCCCGACACGAACCTGCTCAGCTCGTCATGAGTCAAACTATCATCAAGGAAAGGCTCAATTGCGCCAGCCCTCAACTCACTCAGCTTGGGCAGGTTCAGACCCAGCCTGGTAATGGTTTCACGGGCCGCCCGGTCGTTACTGTCAGCAGGTTTAATCCAACCATCACCTTCAAAACCAAACCGGTGCTCACAACTCGCATCCAGCGGAGATATCAACAGCTCAGGATCAAACCAGTCGCCTTTGAGGTTACCGCAGTGGCGGGGCTCCCCTTTTCTGATCTGCTTTTGGCAAGAACACAAAAGATTGCCGTAATCCAACGGATCCACTGCCGGGTCACTCTGGGGCCGGAAGTGCTCTATGTGGGAATCACCCTCGGTTAACCGGCGTTCACAATAGCAGCAGATGTAGCCCTGCTCCTGCATCAACGCTCCCTTAACCGAAGCTTTTGTGTCACCGCTAAGGTCGTCATAGGTGGGCTGCCAGTCTTCATTGGTTAGAGCCCTCCATTGCGTATAAGCTTCAGGTTCGTGGCGCTTCTCCACATACTTCATCGGCCAATCAGCTCCTTGCGTTTGATCAGCACCTTGGCTTTAACCAGTTCCGGATCTTCGCCAATGTCTCGTTCCAATTCAGCAATGCCTTCTCTGGCAGTATCAAGCTCGCCATCATTGATTTGCCCGTAAATAGCTCGAAGAGCATCTTCCACTTGGTCAGGGCGTGTGGTCTCAAGGCCCATCAGATCTTCAAGTACCCTGTCCACCGTCTTCCCGTAGGACTCATTCGGGCGAACAATCTCCAATTCCCCGGCATCTGTCATGTTCATAAGGAACAGATTCTCCGGTTTCACATGGGTAATTACATGCGGTGAATGAGTGGAGATAAAAAACTGACAGTTCGGGAAAACCGCCCTCAAACTGGGCACCACCAAGCGCTGCCATTTCGGATGCAGGTGCAGATCAATTTCATCGATCATCACAATGCCATCTCCCAGCAGCGGATCTTCTCGCTCCGGGTTGGCTATGGCCATGCGCCTGGCAAGGTCGCCAACCATAGCCATCAAGCATTTTTCGCCATCGGAAAGCTGGTTTACTGTGAGTCGCTGGCCTTTCTTCGTTACCTCCATCCGCAGCGGTTGGCGCCTTACGGTCAGGTTTTGGAAGTCCGGCATGAAAATCTCAAGGGCCCGCCGCACCGCCGTTAGCTGCGAATCCGGGAACTCGAAATCGTCCGGCTTGATCAGATCATCTATGTATTTACGGTTCTCGTTCTCAAGGTCTTCACGCTCCCGGAACCATTCAAAGAAAGTACGGAAGTTGGCGCCACTGGTTAGCGACTCCTCGTAAGCAGAAAGAAGCCCGAACTGATGCTTTTCTCGGATACGCAGTGGAATATCCAACACAGCGCGATTCACCGGGTAGTAAGCAAACAAGGGGATGTTTACCTTCCCGTTGTGCTCGGTGATGCCGGCCTGAATACCCTTGGCCGTTTCGGATGCAGAAATCAGAACAGAGGCCAGGTCCTTTTTGCTGTACCCCTTACGCACCTTCGCCAGGTTCCAGCCGAAGGAAGTACCCTCATCACATAGCTGAATGGCCAGATTGGCGGAGGATTCACCATTCCTGATATCGGATTCGGCAATCGGACGCCCAGACGCACCCGCATGCTTAATCCGATTCGCCAGCCAGGACAGCATGATGGCCGAGGCATCCAGAATGCTGGATTTACCCGTGCCATTCATGCCGACAAACACATTAAGCTTGTCATCCAGATCCAGCGGTAGATCTTGAGCGCCACGAAAGCGCTGCAAGGTTAGTTTGTTGATATGCATGCCTGTGCTCCTAGCCAGAGAGGCCGGTAATCTTCTTTAAAGCTTCGCCAAATTTCGGATAATTGGTCTTCACCCCGTCATCGAGATCAATTTCCACCTGCTCGGTAGCCAGGGGATAAAGTACATCCCGCTCGTAGTCATCCAGCTCGGCGAGGATTTTGTTGATCTTCTCGATCTCTTTCAGGGCCTTGGTCTTCTCACCCTGGGAAGCCCCAGCACTGATACTGACGGCTTCCAGATGGCTTTTTCGGGCTTTCAGCTTCTCGTCTTTGAAATCGCGCAGATACTCCAGCACCGTGCCTACTGTGTGGGGCTGGTAGCGGTGCACATAAATCAGCGCATTGAAGGAACCTTTGGGTGAGGAGAACAACCAGTAGATGGGCCGTTTCTTGTAACGGCGCACGTGGTCGTTGTAGAAGTCTTTCAGGAAGTATTTGCGGATATCCTTGCCTAGTGCCTGCTCGACAAAGCGGAGGTTTTCGTCATAGTGTTCTTCGCCAAAGGCGATGCGCAGGAATTCACGGAAGCGCTCGGTTATATCGTCGGTGAACCAGTCACCGTCGAGCATGGGGATGACGTTATCCTCATCTGCCTGGAAGCTCGGCTCTGGGATCTGCTTCAAGTAATCATCTACGGTCTCACCCTGATTGGCGAGAATCAGGCCCGGTTTGTCCAGCGCGTACCGGCCAAATATGCAGCCCACGGCGTAGGAGACCATCTCGCGCATAGTGTCGCCCAGCAGCAGCGCCTCCAGCTCTTCCTCACTTTTACTGTTGCCGTAGCGGTAGTGGGGGTTGCAGGTCAGAGTGACCTCCTCCAGCGGTACATCTGGTGTCAGCTCATTCTGCAGACCGTAGGCATCGATGAAGATTCGGTTATTCTCTTCCTCCAAGCGTTGCATTTCCTGTGTTCTTTTGCGCCAGTGAGAGCGGAGCTTTTGGTAGGTCCTTTCTAAACTAGGCTGCCAGAAATCAGCATTCAGTAGGGGTAGATTAGAAAAATCCCACGAACCTTCATAGGAATCCCAATCTCTGGCTGCGATATCGATAAGCGTTATTGAGTTGGTTTTTGGAAATACCTCTAAGACGGGTAGCTTCTGGATTGCTCCGACTTCGTAACTCAAACTCTGGCTAGTAAACGAAAGAAGATAACTAGTAACTTTGCTATTCAAAAAACCAATAGCATTACGCAGATCAAAATCAGATGTAGAAAACAATCCAGGCCCTTTATGGCCAAATATTTGCCCCGGATCCTGCCAACGAAATGATGGCATGCCGCCAGATATAAGTGACCATGCAACCATTTCCTTGAAGTAAAACTTTATGTTTTTTATCGTTCGAGTGACAGAGCCATACAGAGATTCCGCATACTCTTTCACTTCTGAACCATCGTTTTCCCAATTAATAATAAATTCGTTATTTCCATACCATCGTCTTACGGCACCACCTTTAACAAAAGGGATCCACTTCTTGAGTGAACGGTCGTCTTCATTATCTTCAGAAGTTTTTAATGCGCAATCGTTAATCGCCACTTCATGCCACAGCCGAAGAAATCGTTGATCATCACTCGTTGCAAGCCCTTGTCTTGGGGAGGAGATATCACCCAAATACCCACCACTTGAAAAAAGTTTTACAGCCCGCTGGCTTACCCAGTAAGAGATTGGGTTGCCAGGGATCTTCTTAAAATCCGCGGCAGAGGCCTGGAAGAAATAGTTGTCAATAGGTTGACTGGTATCGCTTGCCTGTCTGTTACTCATCGCCTTTCTCCGAATCTAGCTCCTCAGCTGATATATTGACCTGCTGCCAATCATCCGCAATCGCCTTCCAATCTACCTCGCGCTCGACTGTCTCGCCGTCACTATCCTGACCTGACCATACGGCCCAAAAATCAGGATCATCCGATTTTGGTCGATGATGCTCAGGAAGTTGGTTCATCTGCACCAGTACCGGCAGCTCCGATGCCCAGCCGAGCAAAATGGCGTGTCGGGAGGGGAGCGAGGGCAAGTCCCGCAACAGGCCTCGCAAATTATCGGGCACAAGCTTGTGGACCAACTCCTGGTCGCGGTCGTTACTGATGCGATGCATCAGGAAACTATTGCACTGAGAAAGTACTGTGGGAGAAAGCTCACTAGGACGTTGCGAGGACAGCACTAAGCCCAACCCGAACTTGCGGCCCTCGCGGGCTATCTTCTCAAATATCTGGCAGCAAATAGTTGCCGAATTCTGATTTTCAGCGCCGTCGTTATAGCGCTTAATGAAGGTATGTGCTTCCTCCATTACCATTACCGTAGGTAAGATTTCGCCTCGGTTCAGGTTGCGGTAACGTTGCTGCGCCTCCAGTGTCATGCGGGCGATGACTGCAGTGATGATATGCACTACCTCTGCCGGCACCAGTGAGAGGTCAATTACGGTGATGGAACCATTAGATGCTTGGTTATCTCCAATATGGCTCTCAAGCCATTCGGCCAAGGATGCCTCTTCAGTACCCGTAACGATTCGTTTGACCCTTGCATCCGATAACATGGTCCGAATACGCATAATCAGAAAATCGAAAAACTGCGCATTAGTTTCTTGGCCTGCCAGTGCCTCTAAGTGATCGGCGAACTGAG
The genomic region above belongs to Halomonas zincidurans B6 and contains:
- a CDS encoding retron system putative HNH endonuclease; this encodes MKYVEKRHEPEAYTQWRALTNEDWQPTYDDLSGDTKASVKGALMQEQGYICCYCERRLTEGDSHIEHFRPQSDPAVDPLDYGNLLCSCQKQIRKGEPRHCGNLKGDWFDPELLISPLDASCEHRFGFEGDGWIKPADSNDRAARETITRLGLNLPKLSELRAGAIEPFLDDSLTHDELSRFVSGYLTMGADGRFSEFWTTIKYLFGDYAAA
- a CDS encoding AAA family ATPase, translating into MHINKLTLQRFRGAQDLPLDLDDKLNVFVGMNGTGKSSILDASAIMLSWLANRIKHAGASGRPIAESDIRNGESSANLAIQLCDEGTSFGWNLAKVRKGYSKKDLASVLISASETAKGIQAGITEHNGKVNIPLFAYYPVNRAVLDIPLRIREKHQFGLLSAYEESLTSGANFRTFFEWFREREDLENENRKYIDDLIKPDDFEFPDSQLTAVRRALEIFMPDFQNLTVRRQPLRMEVTKKGQRLTVNQLSDGEKCLMAMVGDLARRMAIANPEREDPLLGDGIVMIDEIDLHLHPKWQRLVVPSLRAVFPNCQFFISTHSPHVITHVKPENLFLMNMTDAGELEIVRPNESYGKTVDRVLEDLMGLETTRPDQVEDALRAIYGQINDGELDTAREGIAELERDIGEDPELVKAKVLIKRKELIGR
- the pglX gene encoding BREX-1 system adenine-specific DNA-methyltransferase PglX; its protein translation is MSNRQASDTSQPIDNYFFQASAADFKKIPGNPISYWVSQRAVKLFSSGGYLGDISSPRQGLATSDDQRFLRLWHEVAINDCALKTSEDNEDDRSLKKWIPFVKGGAVRRWYGNNEFIINWENDGSEVKEYAESLYGSVTRTIKNIKFYFKEMVAWSLISGGMPSFRWQDPGQIFGHKGPGLFSTSDFDLRNAIGFLNSKVTSYLLSFTSQSLSYEVGAIQKLPVLEVFPKTNSITLIDIAARDWDSYEGSWDFSNLPLLNADFWQPSLERTYQKLRSHWRKRTQEMQRLEEENNRIFIDAYGLQNELTPDVPLEEVTLTCNPHYRYGNSKSEEELEALLLGDTMREMVSYAVGCIFGRYALDKPGLILANQGETVDDYLKQIPEPSFQADEDNVIPMLDGDWFTDDITERFREFLRIAFGEEHYDENLRFVEQALGKDIRKYFLKDFYNDHVRRYKKRPIYWLFSSPKGSFNALIYVHRYQPHTVGTVLEYLRDFKDEKLKARKSHLEAVSISAGASQGEKTKALKEIEKINKILAELDDYERDVLYPLATEQVEIDLDDGVKTNYPKFGEALKKITGLSG